In the Pseudomonas sp. DTU_2021_1001937_2_SI_NGA_ILE_001 genome, one interval contains:
- a CDS encoding lipopolysaccharide kinase InaA family protein gives MSLFIASSEQALLERHGLADFEALWALDLDAVDEPNTGRGGWSSVYRLELEGQGFYLKRQANYLTYTLHRPFGEPSFSREFRNISRYRTLGIPALQAVFYGERKVNGERRAILMTRALDGWTDLDALLLRWSELAEAARLAILQACGQLARTLHGAGQIHGCFYPKHIFLQAQGEGYAAQLIDLEKTRPALFGQRDLTKDLEPLFRRAPLWGEAERREFLAAYLQAPPRSAAVDAWLQRLSRRGKHKQRH, from the coding sequence ATGAGCCTTTTCATTGCCAGCAGCGAGCAGGCCCTGCTCGAGCGCCATGGACTGGCCGATTTCGAGGCGCTCTGGGCGCTGGATCTCGACGCGGTGGATGAACCCAATACCGGGCGCGGTGGCTGGAGCAGCGTCTACCGCCTGGAACTGGAAGGCCAGGGCTTCTACCTCAAGCGGCAGGCCAACTACCTGACCTACACCCTGCACCGGCCCTTCGGTGAACCGTCGTTCTCCCGCGAGTTTCGCAACATCAGCCGCTACCGCACACTGGGCATTCCGGCGTTGCAGGCGGTGTTCTATGGCGAGCGCAAGGTCAACGGCGAGCGTCGGGCGATCCTGATGACCCGGGCGCTGGACGGCTGGACCGATCTGGATGCCCTGCTGCTACGCTGGAGCGAGCTGGCCGAGGCCGCGCGCCTTGCGATTCTCCAGGCCTGTGGGCAACTGGCGCGCACGCTGCATGGGGCAGGGCAGATTCACGGTTGCTTCTACCCCAAGCACATCTTTCTTCAGGCCCAGGGCGAAGGCTATGCCGCGCAACTGATCGACCTGGAGAAGACCCGCCCGGCACTGTTCGGCCAGCGCGACCTGACCAAGGACCTAGAACCGCTGTTTCGCCGTGCGCCGCTCTGGGGCGAGGCTGAGCGGCGCGAGTTCCTGGCCGCTTATCTGCAGGCGCCGCCGCGCAGCGCGGCGGTCGATGCCTGGCTGCAGCGCCTGAGCCGACGCGGCAAACACAAGCAACGCCACTGA
- the rfaP gene encoding lipopolysaccharide core heptose(I) kinase RfaP — MKLFLAEPFKSLWAARDAFAEVEQLQGQVYRELEGRRTLRTEVDGRGYFVKIHRGIGWGEVAKNLFSAKLPVLGAGQEFKAIERLHQAGVPTMTAVAYGERGNNPAAQHSFIITEELAPTLSLEDLSLNWRNEPPEPRLKRALIAEVARLVGTMHRAGVNHRDCYICHFLLHTDRPVTADDFRLSVIDLHRAQTRRAITPRWRNKDLAALYFSALDIGLTRRDKLRFLRGYFRQPLRQVLQREAALLRWLEKKADKLYERKQRYGDAL; from the coding sequence ATGAAGCTGTTCCTAGCCGAACCTTTCAAGAGCCTGTGGGCCGCACGCGATGCCTTCGCCGAGGTCGAGCAACTGCAGGGCCAGGTGTACCGCGAGCTGGAAGGGCGGCGCACGCTGCGCACCGAAGTCGACGGGCGCGGTTACTTCGTGAAGATCCACCGTGGCATCGGTTGGGGCGAAGTGGCCAAGAACCTGTTCAGCGCCAAGCTACCGGTGCTGGGTGCCGGCCAGGAGTTCAAGGCCATCGAGCGCCTGCATCAGGCCGGTGTGCCGACCATGACCGCCGTGGCCTACGGCGAGCGCGGCAACAACCCGGCGGCGCAGCACTCGTTCATCATCACCGAGGAACTGGCGCCGACGCTGAGCCTGGAAGACCTGAGCCTGAACTGGCGCAACGAGCCGCCCGAGCCACGCCTCAAGCGCGCGCTGATCGCCGAGGTGGCGCGTCTGGTCGGCACCATGCACCGCGCCGGGGTCAACCACCGCGACTGCTACATCTGCCATTTCCTGTTGCATACCGACCGCCCGGTGACGGCGGATGACTTCAGGCTCTCGGTGATCGACCTGCATCGCGCCCAGACCCGCCGCGCCATCACCCCGCGCTGGCGCAACAAGGACCTGGCGGCGCTGTATTTCTCGGCGCTGGACATCGGCCTGACGCGGCGCGACAAGCTGCGCTTCCTGCGCGGCTACTTCCGCCAGCCGCTGCGCCAGGTGCTGCAGCGTGAAGCGGCGCTGCTGCGCTGGCTGGAGAAAAAGGCCGACAAACTCTATGAACGCAAGCAACGTTACGGAGATGCACTCTGA
- the waaC gene encoding lipopolysaccharide heptosyltransferase I, whose protein sequence is MRVLLIKTSSLGDVIHALPALTDAARAVPGIRFDWVVEEGFAEIPSWHPAVDAVIPVAIRRWRKNLWQTFKSGEWRAFKQRLRRTHYDLVIDAQGLFKSAWLTRYVNAPVAGLDPQSAREPLASRFYDANRRYPVARGQHAVERLRQLFAQALGYSLPAGLGDYGLKRLEPLDDSLQAPYVLFLHGTTWATKHWPEVYWRQLAERMAERGLQVRLPWGNPAEKARAERIAEGLGNAAVLPRLNLAGVARVLAGAEACVAVDTGIGHLAAALDVPTVSLFGPTNPGLTGAYGQSQVHLASDWPACAPCLQKKCTYKPSPDEQSRFDFQREWPPCFTRLNPERVASQLGALLLAKEPG, encoded by the coding sequence TTGCGGGTACTGCTGATCAAGACATCCTCGCTGGGCGACGTCATCCATGCCCTGCCAGCGCTCACCGATGCGGCGCGGGCGGTGCCGGGCATACGTTTCGACTGGGTGGTGGAAGAAGGCTTCGCGGAAATTCCGAGCTGGCACCCGGCGGTCGATGCGGTGATCCCGGTGGCCATACGGCGCTGGCGCAAGAACCTCTGGCAGACCTTCAAGAGCGGCGAGTGGCGTGCCTTCAAGCAGCGCCTGCGCCGCACGCACTATGACCTGGTCATCGATGCCCAGGGGCTGTTCAAGAGCGCCTGGCTGACCCGCTACGTGAATGCGCCGGTGGCCGGCCTGGACCCGCAGTCGGCCCGTGAGCCATTGGCCAGCCGCTTCTACGACGCCAACCGACGCTATCCGGTTGCCCGTGGGCAGCATGCGGTCGAGCGCCTGCGCCAGCTGTTCGCCCAGGCCCTGGGCTATTCGCTGCCGGCCGGCCTTGGCGACTACGGCCTCAAGCGCCTGGAGCCGCTGGACGACAGCCTGCAGGCGCCTTATGTGCTGTTCCTGCATGGCACCACCTGGGCCACCAAGCACTGGCCGGAGGTCTACTGGCGGCAACTGGCCGAGCGCATGGCCGAACGCGGTCTGCAGGTGCGCCTGCCGTGGGGCAACCCGGCGGAAAAGGCCCGCGCCGAGCGAATCGCCGAGGGTCTGGGCAATGCCGCCGTGCTGCCGCGCCTGAACCTGGCCGGCGTGGCGCGGGTGCTGGCCGGTGCCGAAGCCTGCGTAGCGGTAGACACCGGTATTGGCCACCTGGCCGCTGCCCTCGACGTGCCCACCGTGTCATTGTTCGGCCCGACCAACCCCGGGCTGACCGGCGCCTATGGCCAGTCGCAGGTGCACCTGGCCAGCGACTGGCCAGCCTGCGCGCCGTGCCTGCAGAAGAAATGCACTTACAAGCCGAGCCCCGACGAGCAGTCGCGGTTCGATTTCCAACGCGAGTGGCCGCCGTGCTTCACTCGCCTGAATCCCGAGCGGGTAGCGAGCCAGTTGGGCGCGCTGTTGCTGGCAAAGGAACCTGGCTGA
- a CDS encoding glycosyltransferase family 4 protein — translation MQLAFVLYKYFPFGGLQRDFMRIALECQQRGHQIRVYTLIWEGDVPPGFEVLVAPVKALFNHRRNEKLTAWMQADLAKRPVDRLIGFNKMPGLDVYYAADGCFEDKAQTLRNPLYRKWGRYRHFAEYERAVFAPEARTQVLMISEVQQPLFIKHYGTPLSRFHLLPPGISQDRRAPADAPQIRQAFREEFGLGADERLLVQIGSGFKTKGVDRSLKALAALPAALKKRTRLFVIGQDDPKVFQLQSKALGLTEQVTFMKGRSDIPRFLLGADLLIHPAYNENTGTVLLEALVAGLPVLVSAVCGYAHYIAEADCGLVLDEPFEQAQFNRYLAQMLEDDAARAQWGRNGLVFADSADLYSMPQHAADVILAEPQA, via the coding sequence ATGCAACTGGCTTTCGTACTCTACAAATACTTTCCGTTCGGTGGCCTGCAGCGCGACTTCATGCGCATTGCCCTGGAGTGCCAGCAGCGCGGCCACCAGATCCGTGTCTACACCCTGATCTGGGAAGGCGATGTGCCGCCCGGCTTCGAAGTGCTGGTGGCCCCGGTCAAGGCGCTGTTCAACCATCGGCGCAACGAAAAGCTCACCGCCTGGATGCAGGCGGACCTGGCCAAGCGCCCGGTGGATCGGCTGATCGGCTTCAACAAGATGCCCGGCCTGGATGTCTACTACGCCGCTGACGGCTGCTTCGAGGACAAGGCCCAGACCCTGCGCAATCCGCTGTACCGCAAGTGGGGCCGTTACCGGCACTTCGCCGAGTACGAGCGCGCGGTGTTCGCCCCCGAGGCCAGGACCCAGGTGCTGATGATCTCCGAGGTCCAGCAGCCGCTGTTCATCAAGCACTACGGTACGCCGCTGTCGCGCTTTCACCTCTTGCCGCCGGGTATTTCCCAGGACCGTCGCGCGCCGGCCGATGCGCCGCAGATCCGCCAGGCGTTCCGCGAGGAGTTCGGCCTGGGCGCCGACGAGCGCCTGCTGGTGCAGATCGGCTCGGGCTTCAAGACCAAGGGCGTGGACCGCAGCCTCAAGGCCCTGGCGGCCCTGCCGGCAGCACTGAAGAAGCGTACGCGGCTGTTCGTCATCGGCCAGGACGACCCCAAGGTGTTCCAGCTGCAGAGCAAGGCGCTGGGGCTGACCGAACAGGTCACCTTCATGAAGGGCCGCAGCGACATCCCGCGTTTCCTGCTCGGCGCCGACCTGCTGATCCACCCGGCCTACAACGAGAACACCGGCACGGTCCTGCTCGAAGCCCTGGTCGCCGGCTTGCCGGTGCTGGTCAGCGCGGTGTGCGGCTACGCCCACTACATTGCCGAGGCCGACTGTGGCCTGGTACTCGATGAGCCGTTCGAGCAGGCGCAGTTCAACCGCTACCTGGCGCAGATGCTCGAAGACGACGCGGCACGGGCGCAGTGGGGGCGCAACGGCCTGGTCTTCGCCGACAGCGCCGACCTGTACAGCATGCCGCAGCACGCGGCGGACGTGATCCTGGCGGAGCCTCAAGCATGA
- a CDS encoding lipopolysaccharide kinase InaA family protein: MAGWNLAPEYAALADDFGSLEAVFALQGERLTRDPLSEVIRVERDGVSYYVKRYFGAGKGLRRYLGRPRVKSEWQNLKRFAKWGIPTADVVAWGLERNGVAYDRGAMITRELPRTEDLWVMAQRKDLRLDDPAWVERISRQLAVYTRTLHDHHFTHNDLKWRNLLVDDQDRLYLIDCPNGAFWWGFLLRYRITKDLACLDKVAKYQLSATQRLRFYLQYRQRSHLNASDKKRIRHVVSFFEGRE, translated from the coding sequence ATGGCGGGCTGGAACCTGGCGCCGGAGTATGCGGCGCTGGCCGATGACTTCGGTTCCCTGGAGGCGGTATTCGCCCTGCAGGGCGAACGACTGACCCGCGACCCGCTGTCCGAGGTGATCCGCGTCGAACGTGACGGGGTCAGCTACTACGTCAAGCGCTACTTCGGCGCCGGCAAGGGCCTGCGCCGCTACCTTGGCCGACCACGGGTCAAATCCGAATGGCAGAACCTCAAGCGTTTCGCCAAGTGGGGGATTCCCACCGCCGACGTGGTGGCCTGGGGCCTGGAGCGCAACGGCGTCGCCTACGATCGTGGCGCGATGATCACCCGCGAGCTGCCGCGCACCGAAGACCTGTGGGTCATGGCCCAGCGCAAGGACCTACGCCTCGACGACCCGGCCTGGGTCGAGCGCATCAGCCGCCAGCTGGCCGTGTACACGCGTACCCTGCACGATCACCACTTCACCCATAACGACCTGAAGTGGCGCAACCTGCTGGTCGACGACCAGGACCGCCTGTACCTGATCGACTGCCCCAACGGCGCGTTCTGGTGGGGCTTCCTGTTGCGCTATCGCATCACCAAGGACCTGGCCTGCCTGGACAAGGTCGCCAAGTACCAGTTATCCGCCACTCAGCGTCTGCGCTTCTACCTGCAATACCGCCAGCGCTCGCACCTCAATGCCTCGGACAAGAAGCGCATTCGTCATGTGGTCAGTTTTTTCGAGGGGCGCGAATGA
- a CDS encoding lipopolysaccharide kinase InaA family protein, with protein MRLSELQNAGRAPALPLTLSLADAAGPAELQLLTLLRVLPGQRYVGAGVWRGRTVLAKLLVGSKASRHFQRELEGVRALAAQGVTTPLLLADGLQAGEGGWLLFEYLENAASLGDAWKAVEHLPALADQQQAVLAEALGAIAGLHQKGLWQQDLHLDNLLRRDDQLYWIDGAGIGVEQAGQPLSRQKVLENLGVFFAQLPKRFEPFTEELLVWYLLANAEHALPLEALQKQIDKVRQWRLKDFLAKTCRECSLFSVEDSASRFQAVRRDEVQSMPAVLDRADELLDAGHLYKTGGAASVARVEVQGRPLVIKRYNIKNFSHWLKRFWRPSRAWHSWREGNRLAFLDIATPKPLAVREERVLGLRRRAYLVTEYLDGPDLIAKWAPYVANAEVPENELVALDELLAQLRRERISHGDLKGHNLFWHDGRWALIDLDALCQHGSAASFAPAYARDRARLLRNWPADSALYRLLEQRIPATADEQHPG; from the coding sequence ATGCGTCTTTCCGAACTCCAGAACGCCGGACGCGCACCGGCACTGCCCTTGACCCTGAGCCTGGCCGACGCGGCCGGCCCTGCCGAACTGCAATTGCTCACCTTGCTGCGTGTGCTGCCAGGCCAGCGTTACGTCGGTGCCGGGGTGTGGCGCGGGCGGACGGTGCTGGCCAAGCTGCTGGTGGGCAGCAAGGCGTCGCGACACTTCCAGCGTGAGCTGGAGGGCGTGCGCGCCCTGGCGGCACAAGGCGTCACCACGCCGTTGCTGTTGGCTGACGGCCTGCAAGCGGGCGAGGGCGGCTGGCTGCTGTTCGAGTACCTGGAGAACGCGGCCAGCCTGGGCGATGCCTGGAAAGCGGTCGAGCACCTGCCGGCCCTGGCGGACCAACAGCAGGCGGTGCTCGCCGAGGCGCTGGGCGCCATCGCCGGCCTGCACCAGAAAGGCCTGTGGCAGCAGGACCTGCACCTGGACAACCTGCTGCGCCGCGACGACCAGCTGTACTGGATCGACGGGGCCGGCATCGGCGTGGAGCAGGCCGGTCAGCCGCTGTCGCGGCAAAAGGTGCTGGAAAACCTCGGCGTGTTCTTCGCCCAGTTGCCCAAGCGCTTCGAACCCTTCACCGAAGAGCTGCTGGTCTGGTACCTGCTGGCCAACGCCGAGCACGCGCTGCCACTGGAGGCCTTGCAGAAACAGATCGACAAGGTGCGCCAGTGGCGCCTGAAGGACTTCCTGGCCAAGACCTGCCGGGAATGCAGCCTGTTCAGCGTCGAGGACTCGGCGTCGCGCTTCCAGGCGGTGCGCCGTGACGAAGTGCAGAGCATGCCGGCGGTGCTCGACCGCGCCGATGAACTGCTCGATGCCGGGCACTTGTACAAGACCGGTGGTGCCGCCAGCGTGGCGCGGGTCGAGGTACAGGGCCGTCCGCTGGTCATCAAGCGCTACAACATCAAGAACTTCAGCCACTGGCTCAAGCGCTTCTGGCGCCCGAGCCGCGCCTGGCACTCCTGGCGCGAGGGCAACCGCCTGGCGTTCCTCGACATCGCCACGCCCAAGCCGCTGGCGGTGCGCGAGGAGCGGGTGCTGGGCCTGCGGCGTCGCGCCTACCTGGTCACCGAATACCTGGATGGGCCGGACCTGATCGCCAAGTGGGCCCCTTATGTGGCCAACGCCGAAGTGCCGGAGAACGAGCTGGTGGCCCTCGACGAACTGCTCGCCCAGCTGCGCCGCGAGCGCATCAGCCACGGTGACCTCAAGGGGCATAACCTGTTCTGGCATGACGGGCGTTGGGCATTGATCGATCTGGACGCGCTGTGCCAGCACGGCTCGGCGGCCAGTTTCGCACCCGCCTACGCCCGCGACCGCGCGCGGCTGTTGCGCAACTGGCCGGCCGACAGCGCGCTGTACCGTCTGCTGGAGCAGCGCATTCCCGCTACAGCGGACGAACAGCATCCCGGCTGA